The Nonlabens spongiae genome contains a region encoding:
- the thrS gene encoding threonine--tRNA ligase, whose translation MINVTLPDGSIKQVEQGFTPMDIAMGISHGLARNVISASYNGKKVETKTPLTEDGNLVLYTFKDKEGKEAFWHSTSHIMAQAIEELFPGVSLTIGPAIDNGFYYDVDFKEHSISESDIPKIEKRMLEIARGKHEFTMREVSKADALEFYKKNDNPYKVELIENLTDGDITFCDHDSFTDLCRGGHIPNTGLVKAVKVMSIAGAYWRGDENNPQLTRVYGISFPKQKDLKEYLELLEEAKKRDHRKLGKELQLFHFSQRVGQGLPLWLPKGAALRERLENFLKAAQKKAGYEMVVSPHIGSKELYVTSGHYAKYGEDSFQPIKTPAEDEEFLLKPMNCPHHCEIYKSAHWSYKDLPKRFAEFGTVYRYEQSGELHGLSRVRGFTQDDAHIFCMPEQLDAEFKAVIDLVMYVFGSLGFEDFTAQVSIRDPKKPEKYIGDVANWEIAEQAIISAAKDKGLDYVIEEGEAAFYGPKLDFMVKDALGRSWQLGTIQVDYNLPERFDLSYKGSDNESHRPVMIHRAPFGSMERFIAILLEHTAGNFPLWLMPEQCIVLSLSEKYEDYAKKVVDSLENNEIRVTIDNRAETMGKKIREAEMNKLPYMLIVGEQEEQDGTVSVRKHGGEDLGAMSVSAFAKAIHEEVSQSIKKFEV comes from the coding sequence ATGATCAACGTTACATTGCCAGACGGCAGTATCAAACAGGTAGAGCAAGGATTTACACCCATGGACATCGCCATGGGAATCTCTCATGGACTAGCGCGCAACGTCATCAGCGCTAGTTATAATGGTAAAAAAGTCGAAACCAAAACGCCACTAACAGAAGATGGTAACCTGGTACTCTATACTTTTAAGGATAAAGAAGGTAAAGAAGCCTTCTGGCATTCTACCTCGCACATCATGGCGCAGGCGATCGAGGAATTATTTCCGGGAGTGAGTCTGACCATAGGCCCAGCCATTGATAATGGATTCTATTATGATGTGGATTTTAAAGAGCACAGCATCAGTGAGTCTGATATTCCCAAGATAGAGAAACGCATGCTGGAGATCGCTCGTGGTAAACATGAGTTCACCATGCGCGAAGTCTCAAAAGCTGATGCGCTGGAGTTCTATAAAAAGAACGATAATCCATACAAAGTTGAGCTTATTGAGAACCTGACCGATGGTGATATCACTTTCTGTGATCACGATTCATTTACCGATCTGTGTCGTGGAGGTCACATTCCAAACACAGGTCTCGTTAAGGCGGTAAAGGTCATGAGCATCGCCGGTGCTTACTGGCGCGGCGATGAGAACAATCCGCAACTGACACGTGTTTACGGGATCAGTTTCCCGAAGCAAAAAGATCTGAAAGAATACCTCGAGCTTCTGGAAGAAGCTAAAAAAAGAGATCACCGTAAGTTGGGTAAGGAACTCCAGTTGTTCCATTTTTCCCAGCGAGTAGGGCAAGGGCTGCCACTATGGTTGCCTAAAGGTGCCGCTTTACGCGAAAGGTTAGAAAACTTCCTCAAAGCCGCTCAGAAAAAAGCTGGCTATGAGATGGTGGTGAGTCCGCATATAGGCTCTAAAGAATTGTATGTGACTTCTGGTCACTACGCGAAGTATGGTGAAGATAGTTTCCAGCCCATTAAAACACCGGCTGAAGACGAAGAGTTTCTACTTAAACCCATGAATTGTCCACACCACTGTGAGATTTATAAAAGCGCGCATTGGTCCTATAAAGACTTGCCAAAGCGTTTTGCAGAGTTTGGAACGGTTTACCGCTATGAGCAAAGTGGTGAATTGCATGGTTTAAGTCGGGTGCGTGGTTTTACGCAAGATGATGCTCACATTTTCTGTATGCCAGAACAGCTGGATGCCGAGTTTAAAGCTGTGATCGATTTGGTGATGTATGTTTTTGGCTCATTAGGATTTGAAGACTTTACCGCTCAGGTAAGCATACGCGATCCTAAAAAACCTGAGAAGTACATCGGTGACGTGGCAAATTGGGAAATTGCAGAGCAGGCGATCATCAGCGCAGCAAAGGATAAAGGTTTAGACTACGTCATTGAAGAGGGTGAGGCGGCCTTTTATGGTCCTAAACTAGACTTCATGGTGAAGGATGCACTGGGACGCAGCTGGCAGCTGGGAACCATTCAGGTAGACTACAATTTGCCAGAGCGTTTTGATTTGAGCTATAAGGGAAGTGACAATGAGTCACATAGACCTGTCATGATCCACCGTGCGCCATTCGGTTCCATGGAGCGTTTTATCGCTATTTTGTTAGAGCACACGGCGGGTAATTTCCCGCTTTGGTTGATGCCTGAGCAATGTATCGTTCTGTCCCTGAGTGAGAAATACGAAGATTATGCAAAAAAAGTGGTAGATTCTTTAGAAAATAACGAAATTCGCGTCACTATCGACAATAGGGCTGAGACCATGGGTAAGAAAATCCGTGAGGCTGAGATGAATAAATTACCCTATATGTTGATCGTAGGCGAGCAGGAAGAGCAAGATGGTACGGTTTCTGTTCGTAAACATGGTGGTGAAGATTTGGGAGCTATGAGTGTTTCCGCTTTCGCGAAAGCGATACATGAAGAAGTATCCCAGAGCATCAAAAAATTTGAAGTTTAA
- the infC gene encoding translation initiation factor IF-3: MIKEDKHAINEKIRARKVRLVGQGEPRIMDTRDAMKEAQEKEMDLVEISPNAEPPVVKIMDYKKYVYEQKKREKAMKANASKVVIKEIRFGPNTDDHDYEFKKNHAEKFLKEGAKLKAYVFFKGRSIIYKDQGEILLLRLAQDLEELGKVEQMPKMEGKRMNMFIAPKKK, encoded by the coding sequence ATTATCAAAGAAGATAAGCACGCGATTAACGAGAAAATACGCGCGCGCAAAGTACGACTGGTAGGTCAGGGTGAACCTCGCATCATGGATACTCGTGATGCCATGAAAGAAGCACAAGAGAAAGAAATGGACCTTGTGGAGATTTCACCAAATGCAGAACCGCCGGTTGTAAAAATCATGGACTACAAAAAGTATGTCTATGAACAGAAGAAGCGTGAGAAAGCCATGAAGGCAAATGCCAGTAAAGTGGTGATCAAAGAGATACGCTTCGGTCCTAATACGGATGATCACGATTATGAATTCAAGAAGAATCACGCTGAGAAGTTTCTGAAGGAAGGAGCTAAACTAAAAGCGTATGTATTCTTTAAAGGTCGTTCCATCATCTACAAAGATCAGGGAGAGATTCTCTTATTGAGACTCGCTCAGGATCTTGAAGAATTAGGTAAAGTAGAACAGATGCCTAAAATGGAAGGTAAGCGCATGAATATGTTTATCGCTCCTAAAAAGAAATAA
- a CDS encoding alpha-ketoacid dehydrogenase subunit alpha/beta, with amino-acid sequence MIAEQPIDLISYYNNNLDAATQLQLYKRMLLPRMIEEKMLILLRQGRISKWFSGIGQEAISVGVTMAMRDEEYILPMHRNLGVFTTRDIPLWKLFAQWQGKEEGFTKGRDRSFHFGTQEYKLVGMISHLGPQLGVADGIALANKLKNNGLATAVFTGEGGTSEGDFHEALNVASVWQLPVLFCIENNGYGLSTPTSEQYNCKDLADRAAGYGMKSQIVDGNNIIEVYNTVSRILNDMREHPEPVLLEFKTFRRRGHEEASGTKYVPDELMNFWADRDPILRYEQYLLNQGILNQDTIRSLQEEYKTAIEEGLDTAFAKAKPSPSTSQELADVFSQHHHASVPASPSTKNIRLVDAVKDGLDVAMKKFDDLVIMGQDIADYGGVFKITEGFTEKYGKERVRNTPICESAIVEAGMGLSIAGMKAVVEMQFADFVSSGFNPIVNYLAKSHYRWAQKADVVIRMPCGAGVGAGPFHSQSNESWFHTIPGLKIVYPSTPADAKGLLISAIEDPNPVMFFEHKALYRSVYGDVPDDYYNIELGKASLVKEGNELSIVTYGAAVHWAIEAVEELSLKADVLDLRTIVPLDEEAIKESVLKTGKVLVLTEDNLTGSVASEIAAKIGEQWFEHLDAPVKRLGSIDTPIPFEKGLEDNYLPKNRLREALEELRDY; translated from the coding sequence ATGATAGCCGAACAGCCCATAGACTTAATTTCTTATTATAATAACAATCTGGATGCTGCGACTCAATTACAGCTCTACAAGCGCATGTTATTGCCGCGCATGATAGAAGAAAAGATGTTGATTTTGCTGCGGCAGGGGCGCATCAGTAAGTGGTTTTCTGGAATAGGTCAAGAGGCGATCTCAGTAGGTGTTACCATGGCGATGCGCGATGAAGAGTACATCTTACCCATGCATCGCAATCTGGGCGTTTTTACCACGAGAGACATCCCGCTCTGGAAGCTTTTTGCGCAATGGCAAGGTAAGGAAGAAGGATTTACCAAAGGTCGTGACCGCAGTTTCCATTTTGGAACGCAAGAATATAAGCTCGTAGGGATGATCTCGCATCTCGGTCCTCAACTAGGCGTTGCAGACGGTATAGCCTTAGCAAACAAACTCAAAAACAACGGACTCGCCACGGCCGTATTTACCGGTGAGGGAGGTACCAGTGAGGGCGATTTTCACGAGGCGCTTAACGTGGCGAGCGTGTGGCAACTGCCCGTGCTGTTTTGCATCGAAAACAATGGTTACGGCCTCAGCACGCCTACCAGCGAGCAGTATAATTGCAAGGATCTTGCAGATCGTGCCGCGGGTTACGGCATGAAATCTCAGATTGTAGATGGCAATAACATTATAGAAGTTTATAACACGGTTTCCCGTATTCTCAATGACATGCGTGAGCATCCAGAGCCGGTGCTGCTGGAGTTCAAGACCTTCCGCCGTCGAGGGCACGAAGAAGCGAGCGGCACGAAGTATGTGCCAGATGAGCTCATGAATTTTTGGGCAGATCGGGATCCCATTCTTCGGTATGAGCAATATTTGCTCAATCAGGGAATTTTAAATCAAGATACGATCCGTTCCTTACAAGAAGAGTATAAAACGGCGATAGAAGAGGGTCTTGATACCGCTTTCGCGAAAGCGAAACCGTCACCATCTACCTCACAAGAACTAGCTGATGTCTTCTCGCAACACCACCATGCTAGTGTGCCTGCTTCACCTTCCACAAAGAACATCAGACTGGTTGATGCCGTAAAAGATGGACTGGACGTGGCGATGAAGAAATTTGATGATCTCGTCATCATGGGACAAGACATCGCTGATTATGGCGGAGTTTTTAAGATTACTGAAGGTTTTACTGAAAAGTACGGTAAGGAACGCGTGCGCAACACGCCCATTTGTGAAAGTGCGATCGTCGAGGCGGGTATGGGCTTGAGTATCGCCGGTATGAAAGCCGTAGTAGAAATGCAGTTTGCCGATTTCGTCAGCAGCGGCTTTAATCCTATCGTCAACTATCTTGCAAAATCCCATTACCGCTGGGCACAGAAAGCTGATGTAGTCATACGTATGCCGTGCGGTGCTGGTGTGGGAGCCGGTCCTTTTCACAGCCAGTCCAATGAATCTTGGTTCCATACCATTCCAGGCTTAAAAATCGTCTATCCATCAACTCCTGCAGATGCTAAGGGACTTTTGATTTCTGCAATTGAAGATCCTAATCCAGTTATGTTTTTTGAACACAAAGCACTCTATCGATCGGTTTATGGTGATGTCCCAGATGACTATTATAATATTGAACTTGGTAAAGCTTCACTCGTTAAAGAAGGAAACGAACTCAGCATCGTCACTTATGGAGCAGCAGTACATTGGGCGATTGAAGCGGTAGAAGAATTAAGTCTCAAAGCCGATGTTCTTGATTTAAGAACTATCGTTCCCTTAGACGAGGAAGCCATTAAAGAATCGGTGCTCAAAACAGGTAAAGTTCTCGTTCTGACTGAAGATAACCTGACTGGTAGCGTTGCCAGTGAAATTGCCGCAAAGATCGGTGAGCAATGGTTTGAACATCTAGACGCACCTGTGAAAAGATTAGGCAGTATCGATACACCTATTCCATTTGAAAAGGGGCTGGAAGACAATTACCTGCCGAAGAATAGATTGAGAGAAGCTCTGGAAGAATTGAGAGATTATTAG
- a CDS encoding type II toxin-antitoxin system RelE/ParE family toxin, with translation MAQRLVRWTRTADVQYIGILEYWVNRNKSATYSKKLIKIVGKLTKQIAKSPFIFKKADFENTRVATLNNFSIFFQVHREEILITAFWDNRQDSINLIETLINTK, from the coding sequence ATGGCTCAACGACTTGTAAGATGGACAAGGACTGCTGATGTACAATATATTGGAATTCTTGAATATTGGGTTAATCGAAACAAATCAGCTACGTACTCCAAGAAATTAATTAAAATCGTTGGAAAGTTGACAAAGCAAATAGCTAAATCACCTTTCATTTTTAAAAAAGCAGATTTTGAAAACACGCGCGTAGCCACTCTCAATAATTTTAGCATATTTTTTCAGGTTCATAGAGAAGAAATATTGATTACCGCATTTTGGGATAACCGCCAGGATTCTATAAATCTCATTGAGACTTTGATAAATACTAAATAA
- a CDS encoding NAD(P)/FAD-dependent oxidoreductase: MNNIAIDFDVIIAGGGLAGLTAANILGRDFKVLLIDPDDYPRHKLCGEYLSAEVENILLDLGINLPKATDVKLKKLLFSTQNGNKIQADLPLGGYGISRFHLDHLLFKKIDQSVAIKKDKVVEVNMKLSQFVVLTKHEKFTCRQVIMATGKRSVLDKNLSREFVQHKSPWLGVKCHYEFDMPLDQVELHNFNGGYAGLSKVENGNVNLCYLATFESFKKYKDIDDFNREVLSQNPHLKLFFQNARPCWEKPIAISQISFDNKSAVQNGIIMIGDTAGLIHPLCGNGMAMAIHSAAIASKCILPFLKDETSREDCLKGYEREWKLAFNSRLRTGRWLQKLFLNPTATKVGLGIVKNIPSLLPLIIERTHGKVVY, from the coding sequence ATGAATAATATTGCTATCGACTTTGACGTAATCATCGCTGGTGGCGGTCTCGCGGGACTTACTGCGGCTAATATTTTGGGAAGGGACTTTAAGGTTTTATTAATTGATCCCGATGATTATCCGCGTCATAAACTCTGTGGCGAGTACCTAAGTGCCGAAGTAGAGAATATTCTATTGGATCTAGGTATAAACTTACCTAAAGCGACTGATGTAAAATTAAAAAAGCTGCTTTTTTCAACGCAAAACGGTAACAAAATCCAAGCTGATTTACCGCTGGGAGGCTACGGAATTTCACGATTTCATTTAGATCATTTACTCTTTAAAAAAATTGATCAATCTGTTGCTATTAAAAAAGATAAAGTTGTTGAAGTAAACATGAAATTGAGCCAATTTGTAGTGCTGACAAAACATGAAAAGTTTACCTGTAGACAAGTAATTATGGCAACGGGCAAACGTTCTGTTTTGGATAAAAATCTGTCGAGAGAATTTGTGCAGCACAAGTCACCCTGGTTAGGAGTAAAATGTCATTACGAATTTGATATGCCTCTCGATCAAGTGGAGCTTCACAACTTCAACGGTGGATATGCAGGTCTCTCAAAGGTCGAAAACGGAAATGTCAATCTATGTTATCTCGCCACGTTTGAATCCTTCAAAAAATATAAGGACATCGACGACTTTAACAGAGAAGTCCTTTCACAAAACCCTCATTTAAAATTATTCTTTCAAAATGCACGGCCTTGCTGGGAAAAGCCCATTGCGATTTCTCAAATTAGCTTTGACAACAAAAGTGCGGTCCAGAATGGTATTATTATGATCGGAGATACTGCTGGACTGATTCATCCACTTTGTGGTAATGGAATGGCAATGGCAATTCACAGCGCAGCGATTGCTTCAAAATGTATTCTGCCTTTCCTGAAAGACGAGACCAGCCGAGAGGATTGTTTAAAAGGCTATGAGCGGGAATGGAAGCTTGCTTTCAATTCTCGTTTACGTACGGGACGCTGGCTTCAGAAACTATTTTTAAACCCTACGGCTACTAAAGTAGGTTTGGGAATCGTAAAAAACATACCTAGCTTACTGCCTTTGATCATTGAAAGAACTCATGGCAAAGTGGTTTATTAG
- the recG gene encoding ATP-dependent DNA helicase RecG has product MPLNFLSTPIDYLNGVGPQRAKLLKSELHIHTYGDLANLFPNRYIDRTKYYKVSQLVEEAAQVQVIGKIVNLKTVGSAKSERLVATFTDGTGVMELVWFRAQKHFRESVKINEPYVAFGKVARYGATYSMAHPDLELLRDHRARKHSAMTPVYPSTEMLAKRKITNTYIVKLMRRLFDEIQNAFVETLPENILKELQLLDKNRSMRNAHFPESAAYLQAALYRLKFEELFYIQMELLMQNRIRKTKIKGFVFDQVGERFNDFYENHLPFELTGAQKRVVREIRRDMGTGAHMNRLLQGDVGSGKTIVAVLTCLLAIDNGFQACIMAPTEILAQQHYAGVQELLEKTGLKVALLTGSVKKKDRTIIHEQLEDGSLHILIGTHALIEPKVQFKNLGVAVVDEQHRFGVAQRAKLWKKNSLPPHVLVMTATPIPRTLAMSLYGDLDISVIDELPPGRKEIKTVHRYDKNRLSVFNFIRDEIELGRQIYIVYPLIEESEKLDYKDLQDGYESIVREFPSPQYQVSIVHGRMKPEDKDFEMQRFVEGKTQIMVATTVIEVGVNVPNASVMIIESAERFGLSQLHQLRGRVGRGAEQSYCILMTGHKLSSDSKTRLQTMCETSDGFKIAEVDLKLRGPGDIMGTRQSGVMELRVADIVRDNEILALSRKRAQELLSQDPTISLPVNANVARVMRFLQNKKGIWKYIS; this is encoded by the coding sequence GTGCCACTTAACTTCTTATCAACACCTATTGATTATTTAAACGGCGTGGGACCGCAACGGGCTAAGTTGCTCAAGTCTGAGTTGCACATCCACACCTACGGTGATCTGGCAAATCTATTCCCGAATCGATACATCGACAGAACTAAGTACTATAAAGTGAGCCAACTCGTGGAGGAGGCAGCGCAGGTTCAGGTGATTGGGAAGATTGTGAATTTGAAAACCGTTGGTTCTGCAAAGTCAGAGCGACTCGTGGCAACGTTTACTGATGGAACAGGAGTGATGGAGCTGGTGTGGTTTAGAGCGCAAAAACACTTTCGCGAAAGCGTAAAAATCAACGAGCCCTATGTGGCTTTTGGGAAAGTAGCACGCTATGGGGCGACCTACAGCATGGCGCATCCTGATCTGGAATTACTTAGGGATCATCGTGCGCGCAAGCACAGTGCCATGACACCGGTGTATCCCAGTACAGAGATGCTTGCCAAACGTAAGATTACCAATACGTACATCGTCAAGCTCATGCGCAGGTTGTTTGATGAGATTCAGAATGCGTTTGTAGAAACGCTTCCCGAAAACATTTTGAAAGAACTACAACTACTGGATAAAAACAGATCCATGCGCAACGCCCACTTTCCTGAGAGCGCGGCTTACCTGCAGGCGGCACTATATCGGTTGAAATTTGAGGAGTTGTTCTACATTCAAATGGAGCTTTTGATGCAAAATCGCATCAGAAAAACGAAGATCAAAGGATTTGTTTTTGATCAAGTTGGGGAGCGGTTCAATGATTTTTATGAGAATCACCTGCCATTCGAACTCACCGGCGCTCAAAAACGTGTAGTGCGAGAGATCAGGAGGGATATGGGAACAGGCGCGCACATGAACCGACTCTTGCAAGGCGATGTGGGCTCTGGAAAGACGATTGTTGCGGTACTGACTTGCTTGCTGGCGATTGATAATGGATTTCAAGCCTGTATCATGGCACCTACTGAGATTCTCGCACAACAACATTACGCAGGTGTTCAAGAATTGCTTGAAAAAACAGGTTTAAAAGTCGCATTGCTTACGGGATCGGTTAAAAAGAAAGATCGTACTATCATCCATGAGCAACTTGAGGACGGCTCGCTCCATATTTTAATAGGGACGCATGCACTTATTGAGCCTAAAGTTCAATTTAAAAATCTGGGCGTTGCGGTTGTAGATGAGCAGCATCGTTTTGGTGTGGCTCAACGGGCTAAACTCTGGAAAAAAAATAGTCTGCCGCCGCATGTTCTGGTCATGACGGCTACACCCATACCACGTACACTCGCCATGAGTCTGTATGGCGATCTGGACATCTCCGTGATTGATGAGTTGCCACCGGGACGTAAGGAAATCAAGACCGTTCACCGTTACGACAAGAATCGTTTGTCAGTCTTCAATTTTATACGCGATGAGATTGAGCTGGGTCGGCAGATTTATATCGTGTACCCGCTGATTGAGGAGTCCGAGAAATTGGATTATAAAGACCTGCAAGATGGGTATGAAAGTATTGTGAGGGAGTTTCCATCACCTCAATACCAGGTCAGTATCGTGCACGGTCGCATGAAACCTGAGGATAAGGACTTTGAGATGCAGCGATTTGTTGAAGGAAAGACCCAGATTATGGTTGCTACCACGGTGATTGAGGTAGGTGTAAACGTACCTAACGCCAGTGTCATGATTATTGAAAGTGCAGAACGTTTTGGACTCTCGCAACTGCATCAGCTGCGTGGTAGAGTAGGACGTGGAGCAGAACAGAGTTATTGCATACTCATGACCGGTCATAAATTGAGCAGCGATAGCAAGACAAGGTTGCAGACCATGTGCGAGACCAGCGACGGGTTCAAAATCGCCGAAGTAGATTTAAAACTACGTGGCCCTGGTGATATCATGGGAACCAGGCAGAGTGGCGTGATGGAATTACGGGTGGCTGATATTGTGAGGGATAATGAAATTTTGGCGCTTTCGCGAAAGCGTGCACAAGAACTGCTGTCTCAAGATCCTACAATCTCGTTACCTGTTAATGCAAATGTCGCAAGGGTTATGCGTTTCCTGCAGAATAAAAAAGGCATCTGGAAATACATCAGTTAA
- a CDS encoding TetR/AcrR family transcriptional regulator, protein MDKILYNLKMEINEKLFIKDPETSALGKKIIQESIVMIHELGFEQFTFRKLGSKIGSNESSIYRYFENKHKLLLYLASWYWSWLEHQMVFQTMAIHEPREKLLKAIDIITADTVQDSTYQHVDEILLNKIVISEHSKSYLTKEVDRENKDGYFQVYKRLASRIGDMISALNPDYPYPASLSSMIIDGALHQHYLKEHFKVITDCGAKVSPSKYFKDLINRVL, encoded by the coding sequence ATGGATAAGATTCTTTATAACCTTAAGATGGAAATCAATGAAAAGCTTTTCATCAAAGATCCAGAAACTTCGGCTTTAGGCAAAAAGATCATTCAAGAGAGTATCGTGATGATTCATGAACTGGGCTTTGAACAGTTCACTTTCAGAAAATTAGGTAGTAAGATCGGGTCTAATGAAAGTTCTATTTACAGATATTTTGAAAATAAGCATAAGTTATTACTTTATCTAGCCTCTTGGTATTGGAGCTGGCTAGAACATCAAATGGTATTTCAAACCATGGCTATCCACGAGCCTAGAGAAAAACTACTAAAAGCAATCGATATCATCACTGCAGATACGGTTCAAGATTCGACTTACCAGCATGTAGACGAGATATTACTTAACAAGATCGTGATATCTGAACATTCAAAGTCTTACTTGACAAAAGAGGTAGATCGTGAAAATAAAGATGGGTATTTTCAAGTTTATAAAAGACTTGCGAGCCGTATAGGGGATATGATTTCAGCACTTAATCCAGATTATCCATACCCAGCTTCTTTGAGCAGTATGATTATCGATGGAGCATTACACCAGCATTACTTAAAGGAACATTTTAAGGTAATTACAGATTGTGGAGCAAAAGTCTCCCCATCAAAATATTTTAAGGATCTTATCAATAGAGTTTTATAA
- a CDS encoding peptidase domain-containing ABC transporter, with product MKNNRNILTAWQRLTRLLKLDSKDVKQIFYYAIFAGLVGLTLPLGIQAIINLIQGAQVSTSWILLVILVTLGVAFAGVLQIMQIRITENIQQKIFTRSSFEFAYRFPKIKMSALRGIYPPELANRFFDTLTVQKSLAKLLVDYPTAILQIIFGLLLLSFYHPFFIIYGFLLLLLAYVLFRYTAEKGLETSILESKNKYRVAHWLQEVARSIISFKLSGYTQLALKRNDELTADYLKYREEHFRILVLQAILLIVFKVLITAGLLLIGGLLVLNQQMNIGQFVAAELIILIIIGAVEKIISGLESFYDMLTSMEKLGEVVDKELENQDGEHPFHDDENYTVELEQVTFEVPNRSTPIIENVDLKISKSCIILLNGKNGSGKTTLLRLIAGIIEPTKGNIYINNTDLRGIDLNYYRAHLGQSLTEESPFEGTLRQNITFGDPNIDDDRVYWALEKVGLNNFLKKLPLGLKTMIYPEGKHLSYTVGKKIVLARSIVRNPKLLILKDPLDQFDEGEATRIMDFLVDRSNGWALIVVSQNERWLNKCGRIVTMNDGKIISDKSK from the coding sequence ATGAAGAATAACAGAAACATCTTAACCGCCTGGCAGCGGCTTACTCGATTGTTAAAACTGGATAGCAAAGATGTAAAACAGATCTTTTACTATGCAATTTTTGCTGGTTTAGTAGGTCTTACCTTACCACTGGGAATTCAAGCTATAATCAATTTAATTCAAGGGGCACAAGTATCAACCTCGTGGATCTTGCTAGTTATTTTAGTGACCTTAGGAGTCGCCTTTGCTGGTGTTCTTCAGATCATGCAGATCAGGATCACAGAAAACATTCAACAAAAAATATTCACGAGATCATCTTTTGAGTTTGCTTATCGATTTCCAAAAATCAAAATGAGCGCTCTGAGGGGGATCTATCCGCCTGAACTGGCTAACCGATTTTTTGATACGCTAACAGTTCAAAAATCGCTCGCAAAACTTTTAGTGGATTACCCTACGGCGATCCTACAAATTATTTTTGGCTTGCTGTTGTTGTCCTTTTATCATCCATTCTTTATCATCTATGGATTTCTCTTATTGCTACTCGCTTATGTTCTTTTTAGATATACTGCTGAAAAGGGTCTGGAAACCAGTATCCTTGAATCTAAAAATAAATACCGTGTGGCCCACTGGCTGCAAGAGGTTGCCAGGTCTATCATCAGTTTTAAACTCTCTGGATATACACAACTGGCGCTTAAAAGAAATGATGAACTCACGGCAGATTACTTGAAATATAGAGAGGAGCATTTCCGTATATTAGTATTGCAGGCTATTCTACTTATAGTCTTTAAGGTGTTGATTACCGCAGGCTTATTATTAATAGGTGGATTGTTAGTTTTAAATCAGCAGATGAACATAGGTCAGTTTGTGGCGGCAGAGTTGATTATCCTGATCATCATCGGTGCAGTGGAAAAAATTATATCTGGGTTAGAATCCTTTTACGACATGCTAACATCCATGGAAAAATTAGGAGAGGTAGTAGATAAGGAGCTAGAAAATCAAGACGGTGAGCATCCATTTCATGATGATGAGAATTATACGGTTGAATTAGAACAAGTGACTTTTGAGGTGCCTAATCGCAGCACTCCGATTATTGAAAATGTAGATCTCAAAATTAGTAAATCTTGCATCATCCTACTCAACGGTAAGAATGGAAGTGGTAAAACTACTTTGCTCAGACTTATTGCTGGAATCATTGAACCAACTAAGGGGAATATCTATATCAACAACACAGATCTTAGAGGTATAGATCTCAACTATTATCGAGCTCATCTGGGACAATCGCTTACTGAGGAAAGTCCATTTGAGGGAACGTTAAGACAGAACATAACCTTTGGCGATCCTAATATCGATGATGATAGAGTCTACTGGGCGCTTGAAAAAGTAGGACTCAATAATTTCTTGAAAAAGTTACCTCTAGGACTTAAAACAATGATTTACCCTGAAGGTAAACACCTGAGCTATACGGTAGGAAAAAAGATTGTTCTCGCTCGTAGTATCGTTAGAAACCCTAAATTATTGATTCTTAAGGATCCTTTAGATCAGTTTGATGAAGGAGAGGCTACACGTATCATGGACTTCCTTGTAGATCGTTCTAATGGCTGGGCACTTATCGTAGTGAGTCAAAATGAACGATGGTTGAATAAATGTGGTCGCATTGTTACCATGAACGACGGTAAGATCATTTCAGATAAATCTAAATAG